In Nocardia asteroides, a single genomic region encodes these proteins:
- a CDS encoding YihY/virulence factor BrkB family protein, with protein MRAKFRPIDWSGSPRVLRKGTWWGVLKRVVGEFQRDNVTDWAAALTYYSVLSVFPAIIVLTALLGSLGPTATGELIDTIRELGPGSGTDLLVNAVNELQNSQSAAGPLAIIGIATALWTASGYIGAFIRAANAIYEVEEGRPIWKTVPVRLGLTAAMVALLGIVALGVVATGSVAERAGRWLGIGSAAVTAWDIVKWPVLAILMSLAIALLYWAAPNAKQPGFTWITPGSVLAVLVWIVASAGFTLYVANFGSYNKVYGSLAGAVIFLVWLWITNIAVLLGAEFNAEIARGRRIEQGLPPDEEPFLPLRDIPDHDKEKQP; from the coding sequence ATGCGAGCGAAGTTCCGGCCGATCGACTGGTCGGGCAGCCCCCGGGTGCTGCGCAAGGGCACCTGGTGGGGGGTGCTCAAGCGGGTCGTCGGCGAGTTCCAGCGGGACAATGTCACCGACTGGGCCGCCGCGCTCACCTACTACAGCGTGCTCTCGGTCTTCCCGGCCATCATCGTGCTCACCGCCCTGCTCGGCTCGCTCGGCCCCACCGCGACCGGCGAGCTGATCGACACCATCCGCGAACTCGGGCCGGGCAGCGGCACCGACCTGCTGGTGAACGCGGTCAACGAGCTGCAGAACAGCCAGTCCGCGGCGGGCCCGCTCGCGATCATCGGCATCGCCACCGCGCTCTGGACCGCCTCCGGCTACATCGGCGCCTTCATCCGCGCCGCCAACGCCATCTACGAGGTCGAGGAGGGGCGCCCGATCTGGAAGACCGTCCCGGTGCGGCTCGGGCTCACCGCGGCCATGGTCGCGCTGCTCGGCATCGTCGCGCTCGGCGTGGTCGCCACCGGGTCGGTGGCGGAGCGGGCCGGCCGCTGGCTCGGCATCGGCTCGGCGGCGGTCACCGCGTGGGACATCGTCAAGTGGCCGGTACTGGCGATCCTGATGAGCCTGGCCATCGCGCTGCTCTACTGGGCGGCGCCGAACGCCAAGCAGCCCGGCTTCACCTGGATCACCCCGGGCAGCGTGCTCGCGGTGCTGGTGTGGATCGTCGCCTCGGCCGGATTCACGCTGTACGTGGCCAATTTCGGCTCCTACAACAAGGTGTACGGCTCGCTGGCGGGCGCCGTGATCTTCCTGGTCTGGCTCTGGATCACCAATATCGCGGTGCTGCTCGGCGCCGAGTTCAACGCCGAGATCGCCCGCGGCAGGCGGATCGAGCAGGGGCTCCCGCCGGACGAGGAGCCCTTCCTCCCGCTGCGCGACATTCCCGATCACGACAAGGAGAAGCAGCCATGA
- a CDS encoding alpha/beta hydrolase, translating to MERVEVSFPSGSDHCAAWLYRPDGAPKPRPLVIMGHGLGADREMGLDRYARRFAAAGMGVLVFDYRHFGASGGTPRQLLSIARQRDDWRAAIAFARTVRGFDRTRIALWGTSFGGGHVLTVAPEDSYLAAVVAQVPFTSGFAAGLRKGPISLTKVTAIALTDVLVGPLRRKPIGIRLGGRKRAAALMSAADVPAGFGRLAEESERYRPKVAARVAFPVLFDSPGRRAKKLHMPVLYTVADNDSVAPVQPTLRAAERTKHAVVKRYPVGHFDVYFDDVFEQVVRDQTDFLVSVLRP from the coding sequence ATGGAACGTGTCGAGGTCAGTTTTCCGTCGGGGAGCGATCACTGTGCCGCCTGGCTCTACCGGCCGGACGGAGCGCCGAAGCCGCGCCCGCTGGTGATCATGGGACACGGCCTCGGGGCCGATCGGGAAATGGGGCTGGATCGGTATGCCCGGCGCTTCGCCGCCGCCGGGATGGGGGTGCTGGTCTTCGATTACCGGCACTTCGGGGCGAGCGGGGGGACGCCGCGGCAGCTGCTGAGCATCGCCAGGCAGCGCGACGACTGGCGGGCGGCGATCGCCTTCGCCCGCACCGTCCGCGGCTTCGACCGCACCCGGATCGCGCTGTGGGGCACCTCCTTCGGCGGCGGCCACGTGCTCACCGTCGCCCCGGAGGACAGCTACCTGGCCGCCGTGGTGGCGCAGGTGCCGTTCACCAGCGGGTTCGCCGCCGGCCTTCGCAAGGGGCCGATCAGCCTGACCAAGGTCACCGCGATCGCCCTCACCGATGTGCTCGTCGGGCCGCTGCGGCGCAAGCCGATCGGGATCCGGCTCGGCGGGCGCAAGCGGGCCGCCGCGCTGATGAGCGCGGCCGACGTGCCCGCCGGGTTCGGCAGGCTGGCCGAGGAGAGCGAGCGCTACCGGCCGAAGGTGGCGGCGCGGGTGGCCTTCCCGGTGCTCTTCGACTCCCCGGGCAGGCGGGCGAAGAAGCTGCACATGCCGGTGCTGTACACGGTGGCCGACAACGACTCGGTGGCGCCGGTGCAGCCGACGCTGCGGGCGGCCGAGCGCACCAAGCACGCGGTGGTGAAGCGGTATCCGGTGGGGCACTTCGACGTCTACTTCGACGACGTCTTCGAGCAGGTCGTGCGCGACCAGACCGATTTCCTGGTCTCGGTGCTCCGCCCCTGA
- a CDS encoding RNB domain-containing ribonuclease, which yields MELHRRIRSAPAGFGAVRAEFDLPTGYPDAAVTEARDAIDAFAGLRRDRTDLAFVTIDPPGAMDLDQAVHLTRGATGFTLHYAIADVAAVVRPDGALAAETRSRGQTYYLPDGTVPLHPPVLSEGAASLLPDVDRPVALWTVELDEHAAPRSYRVERALIRSRARLDYAGVQAAADAGTLPAAIAGLPEFGALRIEAGLERGAIALRLPAQSVVADDGVSGHWKLELEPRTAADDWNEQVLLLVGMCAARIMLDSPEPVGLLRTMPAPPDSAVAAMRRTAAALGVAWPAEQPVGRMLAGLDPNTPAGLVLNSEATTLLRGAAYTVFGVGAEPAAPPADPDHSGLGAPYAHVTAPLRRLSDRFTTEICLARCAGTDIPDWVHTGLTEAANAMKRSDSVANKVDRACVDLTEAALLAPRIGAEFDAVVLREAAGAKPAEIFVADPPILAPCTGEPPEGARVGVRLIVADPAARQVRFGYPAP from the coding sequence GTGGAACTCCATCGGCGGATCCGCTCCGCACCGGCCGGGTTCGGCGCCGTTCGCGCCGAATTCGACCTCCCGACGGGGTACCCGGACGCGGCGGTCACGGAGGCCCGCGACGCGATCGACGCGTTCGCGGGCCTTCGCCGCGACCGGACCGACCTCGCCTTCGTCACCATCGATCCCCCCGGCGCCATGGACCTGGACCAGGCCGTGCACCTGACCCGCGGCGCCACCGGCTTCACCCTGCACTACGCCATCGCCGACGTGGCCGCTGTGGTCCGGCCGGACGGCGCGCTCGCCGCGGAGACCCGCTCCCGCGGCCAGACCTACTACCTGCCCGACGGCACCGTCCCGCTGCACCCGCCGGTGCTCTCCGAGGGCGCCGCCAGCCTGCTGCCCGACGTGGACCGGCCCGTCGCGCTGTGGACCGTCGAGCTGGACGAGCACGCCGCTCCGCGGAGCTACCGCGTCGAGCGCGCCCTGATCCGGTCCCGCGCCCGCCTCGACTACGCAGGCGTGCAGGCCGCCGCCGACGCCGGGACGCTGCCCGCCGCGATCGCCGGGCTGCCCGAGTTCGGCGCGCTCCGCATCGAGGCCGGGCTGGAGCGCGGCGCCATCGCGCTGCGGCTGCCCGCGCAGAGCGTCGTCGCGGACGACGGCGTCAGCGGGCACTGGAAGCTGGAGCTGGAGCCGCGCACCGCCGCCGACGACTGGAACGAGCAGGTCTTGCTGCTGGTCGGGATGTGCGCCGCGCGCATCATGCTGGACTCGCCGGAGCCGGTCGGCCTGCTGCGCACCATGCCGGCGCCGCCGGACTCCGCGGTCGCCGCCATGCGCCGCACCGCCGCCGCGCTCGGCGTCGCCTGGCCCGCCGAGCAGCCGGTGGGCCGGATGCTGGCCGGGCTCGACCCGAACACCCCGGCCGGGCTGGTGCTCAACTCCGAGGCGACGACGCTGCTGCGCGGCGCCGCCTACACCGTCTTCGGGGTGGGCGCCGAGCCCGCCGCGCCACCCGCCGACCCGGACCACAGCGGCCTCGGCGCGCCGTACGCGCACGTCACCGCGCCGCTGCGCCGGCTCTCCGACCGCTTCACTACCGAAATCTGCCTGGCCCGCTGCGCGGGCACCGATATACCGGACTGGGTGCACACCGGATTGACCGAAGCCGCCAATGCCATGAAACGCAGCGACAGCGTGGCGAACAAGGTGGACCGTGCCTGCGTCGACCTGACGGAGGCGGCTCTGCTCGCGCCCCGGATCGGCGCCGAGTTCGACGCGGTGGTGCTGCGCGAAGCGGCGGGCGCCAAGCCCGCCGAGATCTTCGTCGCCGATCCGCCGATCCTCGCCCCCTGCACCGGGGAGCCGCCGGAGGGGGCGCGGGTCGGGGTTCGGCTGATCGTGGCTGATCCGGCGGCCCGCCAGGTGCGGTTCGGCTACCCGGCCCCCTGA
- a CDS encoding CHAD domain-containing protein, with the protein MTATAGAAAVTALGEDTDRLLAAEPDVRADAPDSVHQMRVATRRLRSVLRSYGSLFEAEPAAELGAELKWLAGVLGEARDAEVRAERFAGLVAAHSRRGTVRRDALGTRLVRAERARYAAAHAAVLAALDGERYADLHTELALWRESPPLLPTRAQLPAPQVFEGILRADRKRLTKRAGKLDSVSGAERVELLHDIRKAAKRLRYSCEAATESLGAEAAAAGDRAKRVQTVLGDHRDAVESRDAILVRAGEAEADGGSRRIYVELAKAEKKAARKALTKYPDALAKLKKHGHVRAPEPAPEPKKAAVAREKVAAAGRNGSGPAVRAE; encoded by the coding sequence ATGACCGCCACCGCCGGAGCCGCCGCCGTCACCGCGCTGGGCGAGGACACCGACCGCCTGCTCGCCGCCGAGCCGGACGTGCGGGCGGACGCACCGGACTCGGTGCACCAGATGCGGGTCGCCACCCGCCGCCTGCGCAGCGTGCTCCGCTCCTACGGGAGCCTCTTCGAGGCCGAGCCCGCCGCCGAGCTCGGCGCCGAGCTGAAGTGGCTGGCCGGGGTGCTCGGCGAGGCCCGCGACGCCGAGGTGCGCGCCGAGCGGTTCGCCGGGCTCGTCGCGGCGCACTCCCGGCGCGGCACGGTGCGCAGGGACGCGCTCGGCACCCGGCTGGTCCGGGCCGAGCGGGCTCGCTACGCCGCCGCGCACGCCGCCGTGCTGGCGGCGCTGGACGGTGAGCGCTACGCCGATCTGCACACCGAGCTGGCGCTCTGGCGCGAGTCGCCGCCGCTGCTGCCCACCCGCGCCCAGCTGCCCGCGCCGCAGGTGTTCGAGGGGATCCTGCGCGCCGACCGCAAGCGGCTCACCAAGAGGGCGGGCAAGCTGGACTCCGTCTCCGGCGCGGAGCGGGTCGAGCTGCTGCACGACATCCGCAAGGCTGCCAAGCGGCTGCGGTACTCGTGTGAGGCGGCCACCGAGAGCCTCGGCGCCGAGGCGGCCGCGGCCGGGGATCGGGCCAAGCGGGTGCAGACGGTGCTCGGCGACCACCGGGACGCGGTGGAGTCGCGGGACGCGATCCTGGTGCGGGCGGGCGAGGCCGAGGCCGACGGTGGTTCCCGGCGGATCTACGTCGAGCTCGCGAAGGCGGAGAAGAAGGCGGCCCGCAAGGCGCTGACCAAGTACCCGGACGCGCTGGCGAAGCTGAAGAAGCACGGGCACGTGCGGGCCCCCGAGCCCGCTCCGGAGCCGAAGAAGGCCGCTGTGGCGCGCGAGAAGGTCGCGGCCGCCGGCCGCAACGGCAGCGGCCCCGCCGTACGCGCCGAGTAG
- the pip gene encoding prolyl aminopeptidase has translation MRAVYPPITPHDSGLLAVGDGQQLYWEVSGNPAGKPVVFLHGGPGGGTAPFHRRFFDPAAYRIVLFDQRGCGRSTPHVADGADLAVNTTPHLIADIEALRARLGIERWQVFGGSWGSTLALAYAQRYPERVTELVLRGIFLLRRKEIDWYYNGSAGYIYPEEWERFLAPVPESDRDGDLVEAYHRLLHSPDEEPALRAAVAWSTWEGATSSLLPQPDRVAETAEPRFALAFARIENHYFRHGGFLDEGQLLRDIGALAGVPGVIVQGRHDVVCPATSAWELHRAWPGSVLHVVDDAGHAAAEPGTVHRLVEATDFFAKESP, from the coding sequence ATGCGCGCCGTCTACCCGCCGATCACCCCGCACGACAGCGGCCTGCTCGCCGTCGGCGACGGCCAGCAGCTGTACTGGGAGGTGAGCGGGAACCCCGCGGGCAAACCGGTGGTATTCCTGCACGGCGGGCCGGGCGGCGGAACGGCGCCGTTCCACCGGCGGTTCTTCGACCCGGCGGCATATCGCATCGTGCTCTTCGACCAGCGCGGCTGCGGGCGCTCGACGCCGCACGTCGCCGACGGCGCCGATCTCGCGGTGAACACCACGCCGCACCTGATCGCCGACATCGAGGCGCTGCGCGCCCGGCTCGGCATCGAGCGCTGGCAGGTCTTCGGCGGGTCCTGGGGGTCGACGCTGGCGCTCGCCTACGCGCAGCGGTACCCGGAGCGCGTCACCGAGCTGGTGCTGCGCGGCATCTTCCTGCTCCGCAGGAAGGAGATCGACTGGTATTACAACGGCTCCGCCGGGTACATCTACCCCGAGGAGTGGGAACGGTTCCTGGCACCCGTGCCGGAATCCGACCGCGACGGCGACCTGGTCGAGGCCTATCACCGGCTGCTGCACTCCCCGGACGAGGAGCCGGCGCTGCGGGCCGCGGTCGCCTGGTCCACCTGGGAGGGCGCGACCAGTTCGCTGCTGCCGCAGCCGGATCGGGTCGCCGAGACAGCCGAACCGCGGTTCGCGCTGGCGTTCGCGCGGATCGAGAACCACTACTTCCGCCACGGCGGCTTCCTCGACGAGGGGCAGCTGCTGCGCGACATCGGCGCGCTGGCGGGCGTTCCGGGCGTGATCGTCCAGGGCAGACACGACGTGGTGTGCCCGGCGACCAGCGCGTGGGAGCTGCACCGGGCCTGGCCCGGCTCGGTGCTGCACGTGGTCGACGACGCGGGACACGCGGCCGCCGAACCGGGTACCGTCCATCGCCTCGTCGAGGCGACCGACTTCTTCGCGAAGGAATCCCCATGA
- the panB gene encoding 3-methyl-2-oxobutanoate hydroxymethyltransferase: MSVSGAETPAYGAAVGASAPTRRKTRVQHLAQMKTAGEKWSMLTAYDYSTARLFEEAGIPVLLVGDSAANVVYGYDTTVPITADELIPLVRGVVRGAPSALVVADLPFGSYESSAQQALATATRFLKEGQAHAVKLEGGERVADQIAHITAAGIPVMAHIGFTPQSVNTLGGFRVQGRGDGAEQLIADAIAVQEAGAFAVVMEMVPAELAGQVTRKLTIPTVGIGAGVECDAQVLVWQDMAGFTSGKTAKFVKRFGAVGDALRDAAAGYADEVRRGTFPAPEHTF; encoded by the coding sequence ATGTCCGTATCCGGTGCCGAAACCCCTGCCTACGGCGCAGCCGTGGGCGCCTCAGCCCCCACCCGCCGCAAGACCCGCGTCCAGCACCTCGCCCAGATGAAGACCGCGGGCGAGAAGTGGTCCATGCTGACCGCCTACGACTACTCGACGGCCCGGCTCTTCGAGGAGGCAGGCATCCCGGTGCTGCTGGTCGGTGACTCCGCGGCGAACGTCGTCTACGGCTACGACACCACCGTCCCGATCACCGCCGACGAGCTGATCCCGCTGGTCCGCGGCGTCGTCCGCGGCGCGCCGAGCGCGCTGGTCGTCGCCGACCTGCCCTTCGGCAGCTACGAGTCATCGGCGCAGCAGGCGCTGGCCACCGCCACCCGCTTTCTCAAGGAGGGGCAGGCGCACGCGGTGAAGCTGGAGGGCGGCGAGCGGGTCGCCGACCAGATCGCGCACATCACCGCGGCCGGGATCCCGGTCATGGCGCACATCGGCTTCACCCCGCAGAGCGTGAACACGCTCGGCGGCTTCCGGGTGCAGGGCCGCGGCGACGGCGCCGAGCAGCTGATCGCCGACGCCATCGCGGTCCAGGAGGCCGGCGCCTTCGCCGTGGTGATGGAGATGGTCCCGGCCGAGCTGGCCGGGCAGGTCACCCGCAAACTCACCATTCCGACCGTCGGCATCGGCGCCGGGGTCGAGTGCGACGCCCAGGTGCTGGTCTGGCAGGACATGGCCGGGTTCACCAGCGGGAAGACGGCGAAGTTCGTGAAGCGCTTCGGCGCGGTCGGCGACGCGCTGCGCGATGCCGCCGCCGGGTACGCCGACGAGGTGCGGCGGGGCACGTTCCCCGCGCCGGAGCACACCTTCTGA